From the Billgrantia sulfidoxydans genome, one window contains:
- a CDS encoding gamma-glutamyltransferase family protein — MPSLPPFTTRPEIKGTFGAVSTTHWLASSVGMAMLEKGGNAFDAAVAAGFVLQIVEPHLNGPGGEVPIIAMRHDDEAPRVICGQGVTPAGATQAHFAGLGLKTVPGTGLLPAVVPGAFGAWMRLLRDYGSLPLETVLAPAIDYAERGYPLLARAVSSIVPVVDFFKQEWPSSAEQWLVDGRAPSAGALFRSPAIAATYRRILAEAKIAGPDREAQIERARRTFYEGFVAEAIDEFYRHPLMDSSGKRHAGVLAGDDLTNWSATVEPTVSYDYAGHRVHKAGPWSQGPVFLQQLALLEKVDFSAFGAESAAFVHHVAEAAKLAFADREAWYGDPAAADVPLARLLSVEYNDERRVLLGDRASQVMRPGLVGGEANIAAIMALAGSEPTIGPGGGEPTFAPLPSVEGDTVHLDIVDRFGNMVSATPSGGWLQSSPSVPGLGFSISTRAQMTWLTPGLASSLRPGTRPRTTLTPTLVTREGKPYLALGSPGGDQQDQWSLTTFLRIVHYGYDLQRAIDAPLFQIRHFPTSFHPRDCVLGRLLIEGRFDAGVLAELRERGHELAVQDDWALGRVCAVAQRDGMLHAGASARHMQGYAVGR, encoded by the coding sequence ATGCCGAGCTTGCCGCCTTTTACGACACGCCCCGAGATCAAGGGAACCTTCGGGGCCGTCTCCACGACCCACTGGTTGGCCTCGAGCGTTGGCATGGCGATGCTGGAGAAAGGGGGAAACGCCTTCGATGCCGCGGTGGCGGCGGGCTTCGTGCTACAGATCGTGGAGCCGCATCTCAACGGGCCGGGGGGCGAGGTGCCTATCATCGCCATGCGCCATGACGATGAGGCCCCGCGGGTGATCTGTGGCCAGGGGGTGACCCCGGCTGGAGCCACGCAGGCGCATTTCGCCGGCCTGGGGTTGAAGACGGTGCCGGGTACCGGGTTGTTGCCGGCGGTGGTGCCGGGCGCTTTCGGGGCGTGGATGCGACTTCTGCGCGATTACGGCAGTTTGCCCCTGGAGACCGTGCTGGCGCCGGCCATCGACTATGCCGAGCGTGGCTACCCGCTGCTTGCCCGGGCGGTTTCCTCGATCGTGCCGGTAGTGGATTTCTTCAAGCAGGAGTGGCCCAGCTCCGCGGAGCAATGGCTCGTCGATGGCCGTGCGCCCTCGGCGGGTGCGCTGTTTCGTTCGCCCGCCATTGCGGCAACCTATCGCCGGATCCTGGCGGAGGCCAAGATCGCCGGGCCGGATCGCGAGGCGCAGATCGAGCGAGCCCGACGCACCTTTTATGAGGGCTTCGTGGCGGAAGCCATTGATGAGTTCTACCGCCATCCGCTGATGGATAGCAGTGGCAAGCGCCATGCCGGGGTCCTGGCCGGAGACGACCTGACGAACTGGTCGGCCACCGTAGAGCCGACCGTGAGCTACGACTATGCGGGCCACCGGGTGCACAAGGCTGGCCCTTGGAGCCAGGGGCCGGTTTTCCTGCAACAACTGGCGTTGCTGGAGAAGGTCGACTTTTCGGCCTTCGGCGCCGAGAGTGCCGCGTTCGTCCATCATGTCGCCGAAGCGGCGAAACTGGCCTTCGCCGATCGTGAAGCGTGGTATGGCGATCCGGCGGCGGCAGATGTGCCGCTGGCAAGACTGTTGAGCGTCGAGTACAACGACGAGCGGCGCGTGCTGTTGGGGGATCGGGCTTCCCAGGTCATGCGTCCGGGCCTGGTGGGGGGCGAGGCGAATATCGCTGCGATCATGGCCCTGGCCGGCAGCGAGCCGACCATTGGCCCCGGGGGTGGCGAGCCAACCTTTGCCCCGTTGCCCAGCGTGGAAGGCGATACCGTGCACCTGGACATCGTGGATCGGTTCGGCAACATGGTATCTGCCACGCCGAGCGGTGGCTGGCTGCAGAGCTCACCCAGTGTGCCAGGTCTGGGCTTCTCGATTTCGACACGTGCGCAGATGACCTGGTTAACCCCGGGGTTGGCCAGTTCGTTGCGCCCCGGCACGCGGCCACGCACGACGTTGACCCCGACACTGGTGACCCGAGAAGGCAAGCCGTACCTGGCGTTAGGCTCCCCGGGCGGTGACCAGCAGGACCAGTGGAGCCTCACGACGTTCCTGCGTATCGTGCATTATGGCTACGACCTGCAGCGGGCGATCGATGCGCCGCTCTTCCAGATTCGCCACTTCCCGACCTCCTTTCATCCCCGGGACTGCGTGCTGGGGCGGCTACTGATAGAAGGACGCTTCGACGCCGGGGTGCTGGCAGAACTGCGCGAGCGTGGCCACGAGCTGGCAGTGCAGGACGACTGGGCGCTGGGGCGGGTGTGTGCCGTGGCTCAGAGAGACGGTATGCTTCACGCTGGCGCCTCGGCAAGGCACATGCAGGGTTATGCGGTAGGGCGATAG
- a CDS encoding LysR family transcriptional regulator, which translates to MNFRSLETFVWIARLGSFRAAAQRLYTSQPSVSARISGLEDELGVELFERTGRRVVLTAKGRELLAYAEKLLHLHGEMLQVVAKSECLQGSIRLGVAETIAYTWLPRLIERVSEAYPAINLELDIDISVNLADKLTSHDIDIAFLMGKVNQPGFTSEDLCRYSLVWVASPRLALPAGPVTLSDLAQWPIITYPRRSEPYAVIRSLVDPMNHSTRIHSSSSLSTIIRMALDGIGVSALPREIVSRELESGTLRQFNVEAALPDLAFSAAYSTAPGANVVRAVAELSLHTARLEGFDPLVETEADD; encoded by the coding sequence ATGAATTTTCGCAGCCTGGAGACGTTCGTCTGGATTGCGCGCCTGGGCAGCTTTCGGGCCGCGGCGCAGCGTCTCTATACCTCGCAGCCCTCCGTTTCCGCCCGCATATCGGGGCTGGAGGATGAGCTGGGGGTCGAGCTGTTCGAGCGTACCGGCCGCCGGGTGGTGCTGACGGCGAAGGGGCGTGAGCTGCTCGCCTACGCTGAGAAGCTGCTGCACCTGCACGGAGAGATGCTGCAGGTCGTCGCCAAGTCGGAGTGCCTGCAGGGCAGCATTCGCCTCGGCGTGGCGGAAACCATCGCCTATACCTGGCTGCCGCGCTTGATCGAGCGGGTCAGCGAGGCCTATCCGGCCATCAACCTGGAGCTGGACATCGATATTTCGGTCAACCTGGCCGACAAACTGACCAGCCATGATATCGACATTGCCTTCCTGATGGGGAAGGTGAACCAGCCCGGCTTCACCAGCGAGGACCTGTGTCGCTATTCGTTGGTCTGGGTGGCAAGCCCGAGGCTGGCGTTACCCGCCGGGCCGGTCACGCTCTCCGATCTGGCCCAGTGGCCGATCATCACCTACCCGCGCCGCAGCGAACCGTATGCCGTGATTCGCTCGCTCGTCGATCCGATGAACCACTCCACGCGAATTCATTCCAGCTCGTCGCTCTCGACCATCATCCGCATGGCGTTGGATGGGATCGGGGTGAGTGCGCTGCCGCGTGAGATCGTCTCTCGGGAGCTAGAGAGCGGCACGCTCCGCCAGTTCAATGTCGAGGCGGCACTGCCCGACCTGGCGTTCAGTGCGGCCTACAGCACGGCTCCCGGCGCCAACGTGGTAAGGGCGGTGGCCGAGCTTTCGCTGCATACCGCCCGCCTCGAGGGTTTCGATCCTCTCGTTGAGACCGAAGCCGACGATTGA
- a CDS encoding TAXI family TRAP transporter solute-binding subunit, whose translation MTQDTSHKNLSTLGARRRFLLKAGVAGVGIAMFPGILHASTGHNRELRWGSASLGSTGYIIIEALAQAVQRNSDMRSTTLATSGGAENMVMASRGEIEFGQTTSTDWPPATQGERPFPAPIDARQMFAYTVWNIPLIVRADSDIHSLADLAGKRVMPSTAGGATAIMHQTILEAAGVADQVNWTYGSWNDTFSAFQSGSVDAIPSTLTNGRASPALAEIDSTVEFRVLPIEPEVLQRAQQINSGLLASTVSQAQWDKAEGEMLMPAISGVLAARPGVTDEEAYAVCQAIFDNPEDVRRVGSQLQDIDVEFAVQYLLEGYPVNAGAARYFQERGVWRDELIIADPVTA comes from the coding sequence ATGACTCAGGACACCAGCCACAAGAACCTTTCCACTCTCGGCGCCCGGCGTCGGTTCCTGCTCAAAGCCGGCGTGGCCGGTGTCGGCATCGCCATGTTCCCAGGGATCCTGCATGCCTCTACCGGTCACAACCGTGAGCTGCGCTGGGGCTCAGCCAGCCTGGGCTCGACCGGCTACATCATCATCGAAGCCTTGGCCCAGGCCGTGCAGCGCAACAGCGATATGCGCAGCACCACGCTGGCCACGTCAGGCGGCGCCGAGAACATGGTGATGGCCAGCCGCGGCGAGATCGAATTCGGCCAGACCACCTCGACCGACTGGCCGCCGGCCACCCAGGGCGAACGCCCCTTCCCTGCGCCCATCGATGCCCGCCAGATGTTCGCTTACACGGTATGGAACATTCCGCTGATCGTGCGTGCCGACTCCGACATCCACAGCCTCGCCGACCTGGCGGGCAAGCGCGTCATGCCCTCCACCGCCGGCGGCGCTACGGCGATCATGCACCAGACGATCCTCGAAGCCGCCGGCGTAGCCGACCAGGTCAACTGGACCTACGGCTCCTGGAATGACACCTTCAGTGCCTTCCAATCCGGCTCCGTAGATGCCATTCCCTCTACGCTCACCAACGGCCGTGCCTCGCCCGCCCTGGCCGAGATCGACAGTACGGTAGAGTTCCGCGTGCTACCCATCGAGCCCGAGGTACTCCAGCGCGCCCAGCAGATCAACTCCGGCCTGCTCGCCAGCACCGTCAGCCAGGCACAGTGGGACAAGGCCGAAGGCGAAATGCTGATGCCGGCGATCTCCGGGGTCTTGGCGGCGCGTCCCGGCGTCACCGACGAAGAAGCCTATGCCGTGTGCCAGGCGATCTTCGACAACCCCGAGGACGTGCGCCGGGTCGGCTCGCAGCTGCAGGACATCGACGTGGAATTCGCCGTGCAGTACCTGCTCGAGGGTTACCCCGTCAACGCCGGCGCCGCGCGCTATTTCCAGGAACGGGGCGTATGGCGAGACGAGCTGATCATCGCCGATCCCGTGACTGCCTAA
- a CDS encoding NAD(P)/FAD-dependent oxidoreductase — translation MEELQHMPPSLWADTAPAAPARPALTESRRADVLVIGGGFTGLSAALALAERGIDTVLLEANAIGWGASGRNGGQVIPGLKYDPETLRQRYGQERGQKMVELTGRNADVVFELIQRHGINCEASRNGWIQPAATHASLKVIETRARQWADHGVDVSWLDKATCAERLGSEAYLGAWLDPRAGGLNPLAYARGLATAAESAGARLFERSPVQGLNAQSGRWVAEVQGGATIDAGQVLLCTNGYSGGLQPGLARSVIAANSYQIATRPLTDAEAQGILPGGEVVSDARKLLLYFRRDASGRFLMGGRGPFHEPQGEPDFRHLQRAIGKLYPALKNVEIGYRWAGRVALTRDALPHVHQPAAGLTVALGYNGRGVAMGTHLGKLIGEHLGNDSLHEALPFPITPIQPIPLHGLQRLYVGAVVNYYRARDWLER, via the coding sequence ATGGAAGAACTGCAACATATGCCCCCTTCGCTGTGGGCGGATACGGCGCCAGCGGCACCCGCCAGGCCCGCCCTGACGGAAAGCCGTCGCGCCGATGTTTTGGTGATAGGAGGCGGCTTTACCGGGCTCAGCGCGGCACTGGCGCTGGCCGAGCGCGGTATCGATACCGTACTGCTCGAGGCCAACGCCATTGGCTGGGGCGCCTCGGGCCGTAATGGCGGCCAGGTCATACCGGGGCTGAAGTACGATCCCGAGACCTTGCGCCAGCGCTATGGCCAGGAGCGCGGGCAGAAGATGGTCGAACTCACCGGACGCAATGCCGATGTGGTGTTCGAGCTGATCCAGCGCCACGGCATCAACTGCGAGGCCAGCCGTAACGGCTGGATCCAGCCGGCCGCCACGCATGCCAGTTTGAAGGTGATCGAGACACGCGCCCGCCAGTGGGCCGACCACGGCGTCGACGTGAGCTGGCTCGACAAGGCGACATGCGCCGAGCGCCTGGGCAGCGAGGCCTATCTCGGCGCCTGGCTGGACCCGCGTGCCGGCGGCCTCAATCCACTGGCCTACGCACGCGGCCTGGCAACGGCCGCCGAGTCAGCCGGCGCACGGCTCTTCGAACGCTCTCCGGTACAGGGACTGAACGCCCAGTCAGGCCGCTGGGTGGCCGAGGTGCAGGGCGGCGCCACAATCGACGCCGGCCAGGTGCTGTTATGCACCAATGGCTATTCGGGAGGATTGCAGCCCGGACTGGCAAGAAGCGTGATAGCCGCCAACAGCTACCAGATCGCCACGCGACCGCTCACCGACGCGGAAGCGCAAGGCATACTGCCGGGGGGCGAAGTCGTCTCGGATGCCCGCAAGCTTCTGCTCTACTTTCGGCGGGACGCCAGCGGCCGGTTCCTGATGGGAGGGCGCGGCCCGTTCCACGAGCCCCAGGGCGAGCCCGACTTCCGCCACCTGCAGCGAGCCATCGGTAAACTCTACCCAGCTCTGAAGAATGTGGAGATCGGCTACCGCTGGGCGGGCCGGGTCGCCCTGACACGCGACGCCCTGCCTCACGTGCATCAGCCCGCAGCGGGGCTGACCGTAGCGCTCGGCTACAACGGACGGGGTGTGGCCATGGGCACGCACCTGGGCAAGCTGATCGGTGAACACCTGGGCAACGACTCGCTCCACGAAGCCTTGCCCTTCCCGATCACGCCCATACAACCCATTCCCCTGCATGGGTTGCAGCGGCTCTATGTGGGTGCCGTGGTCAATTACTATAGAGCCCGGGATTGGCTGGAACGCTAG
- a CDS encoding amino acid ABC transporter permease, whose protein sequence is MEFSDVAAFLPILLKGAVVTVQITIGALLLSSFLGLILALMKLSPFRALSLTASTIVNVIRGLPIIVQLFYIYFVIPELGIQLSAFQASIIGLGIAYSAYQAENFRAGIEAIDSGQIEAAKSIGMKSRLIMRRVVLPQAIRIALPPYGNTAVMILKDSSLASTITVAEMTRAGQLIAASTFQNTTVYTMVALLYLALSLPLIFGVNRLERYFGKSAKGAGK, encoded by the coding sequence ATGGAGTTCTCCGACGTAGCAGCCTTCCTGCCCATCTTGCTGAAAGGTGCGGTGGTCACCGTGCAAATCACCATCGGCGCCCTGCTGCTGAGCTCGTTTCTTGGCTTGATCCTGGCACTGATGAAGCTCTCGCCCTTCCGGGCCCTATCGCTGACCGCGAGCACCATCGTGAACGTGATTCGCGGCCTGCCCATCATCGTGCAGCTGTTTTACATCTACTTCGTCATACCCGAACTCGGCATTCAGCTCAGCGCGTTCCAGGCCAGCATCATCGGCCTGGGCATCGCCTACAGCGCCTACCAGGCCGAGAACTTCCGTGCCGGTATCGAGGCCATCGACAGCGGACAGATCGAAGCAGCCAAATCGATCGGCATGAAGAGTCGCCTGATCATGCGGCGCGTGGTGCTGCCCCAGGCCATTCGCATCGCCCTGCCGCCCTACGGCAACACGGCGGTCATGATCCTCAAGGACTCCTCGCTGGCATCCACCATCACGGTGGCGGAAATGACGCGGGCCGGCCAACTGATTGCCGCCTCCACCTTCCAGAACACCACCGTGTACACCATGGTCGCGCTTCTCTACCTCGCGCTGAGCCTGCCGCTGATCTTCGGCGTCAACCGGCTGGAGCGTTACTTCGGCAAATCCGCGAAGGGGGCAGGCAAATGA
- a CDS encoding IclR family transcriptional regulator — protein MGIGEEQSSRSSLFNQSIEKAFAILELFGAQHSQLSLSEIARLSGMSMGSVQRITHTLEQLGYLIKVPASRKYRIGIKILTVASQYLEADLLVDCANPYLSDLSNRCLETVSLTEPSGLEMVYVARFTSRHYIPIHMPIGSRVPMYCTASGRAYLSAHDETTIRRYLEASELIRHTPDTVTDIDTLLEMILACRKRGVAWNNAEYFLGDINVAAPVLNGSGEPVAAVHVTAPGSRWTLDTALERLAPPLIECARAITKAARTRI, from the coding sequence ATGGGCATCGGTGAAGAACAGAGTTCGCGCTCTTCCCTGTTCAACCAATCCATCGAGAAGGCATTCGCCATCCTGGAGTTGTTCGGCGCCCAGCATAGCCAGCTGAGCCTTTCCGAGATCGCCCGACTCAGCGGCATGAGCATGGGCTCGGTGCAGCGCATTACCCATACGCTGGAGCAGCTGGGCTACCTGATCAAGGTGCCCGCTTCGCGCAAGTACCGTATCGGCATCAAGATCCTGACCGTGGCCTCGCAATACCTGGAAGCGGACCTGCTGGTGGACTGCGCCAACCCCTACCTCTCGGACCTCAGCAACCGCTGCCTCGAAACGGTCTCGCTGACCGAGCCCAGTGGGCTCGAGATGGTCTATGTGGCCCGCTTCACCAGCCGCCATTACATACCCATCCACATGCCCATCGGCAGCCGGGTGCCCATGTACTGCACGGCTTCCGGGCGGGCCTACCTCTCAGCGCATGATGAAACGACGATTCGTCGCTACCTGGAGGCCTCGGAGCTAATCCGCCATACCCCCGACACCGTGACGGATATCGATACCCTGCTGGAGATGATTCTGGCGTGTCGCAAGCGCGGCGTGGCCTGGAACAACGCTGAATACTTCCTGGGCGACATCAACGTCGCCGCCCCGGTACTCAATGGCTCAGGCGAGCCGGTAGCCGCGGTTCATGTCACCGCCCCCGGCAGCCGATGGACGCTCGATACCGCGCTCGAACGGCTGGCTCCACCGCTGATCGAGTGCGCGCGGGCGATCACCAAGGCGGCTCGCACGCGGATTTGA
- a CDS encoding ABC transporter substrate-binding protein, which yields MTLTPLEPKRSASTTKASSLRRYLLPGLFGTALLLTGATLQAQETLRAGGTPSGIPFTFLDVQTNEITGAMVDLVQALGEDMGYDVTVQESQFNALIPSLTSGKIDIISAAMLKTPERAQVVAFSDDVYPYGEGVVIKTDYEGEIHSLDDLAGETIGAQVGTTYVEQLNAMGIFPEIRNYDTLADMMRDVSLGRIVAGVGDAPIMGYQLSQGRFPDLQLAEGYEQQMVGHIGLAVAQENTELLEQLNASLAKLKEDGTVEAIFEEWGL from the coding sequence ATGACCCTTACTCCCCTCGAGCCCAAACGCTCCGCTAGCACAACAAAAGCCTCCAGCCTGCGCCGCTACCTGCTGCCCGGCTTGTTCGGAACGGCACTGCTGCTGACCGGCGCCACCCTTCAGGCGCAGGAGACACTGCGCGCAGGCGGCACCCCCAGCGGCATTCCCTTCACCTTCCTCGACGTACAGACCAACGAGATCACCGGCGCCATGGTGGACCTCGTGCAAGCGTTGGGCGAAGACATGGGCTATGACGTCACCGTGCAGGAGTCCCAGTTCAACGCACTGATTCCCTCGCTCACCTCCGGCAAGATCGACATCATCTCCGCCGCCATGCTCAAGACACCGGAGCGGGCGCAAGTGGTCGCCTTCAGCGACGATGTCTATCCCTATGGCGAGGGGGTGGTCATCAAGACCGACTACGAAGGCGAGATCCACTCGCTGGACGACCTGGCGGGAGAGACGATCGGCGCCCAGGTGGGAACCACCTACGTCGAACAGCTCAACGCCATGGGCATCTTCCCCGAGATACGCAACTACGACACCCTGGCGGACATGATGCGTGACGTCTCCCTCGGCAGGATCGTGGCCGGCGTGGGCGATGCGCCCATCATGGGCTACCAGCTGAGCCAAGGGCGCTTCCCCGATCTACAGCTGGCCGAAGGCTATGAGCAGCAGATGGTCGGCCACATCGGCCTGGCCGTGGCGCAGGAAAACACGGAACTGCTCGAGCAGCTCAATGCCTCGCTGGCGAAGCTGAAAGAGGATGGAACCGTGGAAGCCATCTTTGAGGAGTGGGGACTCTGA
- a CDS encoding GntR family transcriptional regulator, with translation MTLEKIVDACLPHFENAHIGVPKYARFYNAIKEAVQTGKLVAGDKLPSEQELSARLPASLGTLQKALKALSDDGIVVREHGRGTFIRDQEIKFEDIRVFRFLDNGQPLPLSLQGLNIRAVELDTELATFFGRPRAAVVQRLVQVKGEPWTFNEFFLPLEWAGDLMDKPASEFDGLSLHEHLFQTQRILTSHFVHRLGVGPFSEDARRCLGLAEEIRHGLQWQVRGYSRDGSPTTFQRFEVQPGHRDIELSTQAGQARGN, from the coding sequence ATGACGCTGGAAAAAATCGTAGACGCCTGCCTACCGCACTTCGAGAACGCGCATATCGGCGTGCCCAAGTACGCGCGCTTCTACAACGCCATCAAGGAAGCGGTACAGACCGGCAAGCTCGTGGCGGGCGACAAACTGCCCTCGGAGCAGGAACTCTCCGCGCGCCTTCCGGCCAGTCTGGGCACCCTGCAAAAGGCGCTCAAGGCGCTCTCGGACGACGGTATCGTGGTACGCGAGCATGGCCGCGGCACTTTCATCCGCGATCAGGAAATCAAGTTCGAAGACATTCGCGTTTTCCGCTTCCTCGACAACGGGCAACCGCTGCCGCTCTCCTTGCAGGGGCTGAACATTCGTGCGGTGGAACTCGACACCGAGCTGGCGACATTCTTCGGCCGGCCCCGGGCCGCCGTGGTGCAGCGGCTGGTGCAGGTCAAGGGCGAACCCTGGACGTTCAATGAATTCTTCCTGCCACTGGAGTGGGCCGGCGATCTCATGGACAAGCCGGCGAGTGAGTTCGACGGCCTCTCGCTGCATGAGCACCTGTTCCAGACCCAGCGCATCCTCACCAGCCACTTCGTGCACCGCCTAGGGGTCGGCCCCTTTTCGGAGGACGCCAGGCGCTGTCTCGGGCTGGCCGAGGAGATCCGCCACGGCCTGCAGTGGCAGGTACGCGGCTACTCCCGCGACGGCAGCCCCACCACCTTCCAGCGCTTCGAAGTGCAGCCGGGGCACCGGGACATCGAGCTTAGCACCCAAGCAGGTCAGGCACGCGGCAACTGA
- a CDS encoding TRAP transporter permease — MTPKLLDGRRGYLNAANLVLLLTLVMVATHLLQVFQYFLPSGQFKTLHLGLALLVIFASAAGHAGHLASRLAYVACFALSAYAAGYILMEYQGLISDRVFGPEPKDVVVGSLLVGICLIAAWQQWGLTIPLIGVLGLLYGYYGNSLPTGLLHHSGMGLERLVSYASIPNFQGVLGSLTELSAGTIFIFMVFAGLLKSTGGIDFIMGFATKLAGNSRGGQAKIAVLASAFMGMISGSTVANIASTGTMTIPTMKRTGFKAPFAGAVEAVSSTGGQMTPPVMGLTAFLMVGVTGLGYDQVILAAAIPAGLYYFYLILAVHLQAVRDGVGLQAGNTATQAQPLPAKVLMARYGHLLIAIGVLVFLLISRMPPSYAAAYGCLAIIVLELFSSAARQYRQPLQGLVAAGKRLIDGLREGGFSGATIAVIVAVIGIFVEVLTATGFAQKLSYLMLGIADGSLGVLLLIAALACLIFGLGLPTSAAYILVALLTAPALIDMGLSMMAAHMFVLYFAIFSALTPPVAVASLIAARIAEAPYFATAMQAVKIGLPGFFLPFLFVARPELLLLEGTLLDQISVVAISLLALAALNVAMVGQGFVRTTWPVRLILLFAATLTLMPGVLGTLVGCSAIVVIFAMQRGLKNRHVLAS, encoded by the coding sequence ATGACTCCCAAGCTCCTTGACGGCAGGCGCGGCTATCTCAATGCCGCCAACCTCGTACTGCTCCTCACCCTGGTGATGGTGGCCACTCATCTGCTCCAGGTATTCCAGTACTTCCTGCCTTCCGGCCAGTTCAAGACCTTGCACCTCGGCCTTGCTCTGCTCGTCATCTTCGCCAGCGCCGCCGGGCATGCCGGCCACCTGGCGAGCAGACTCGCCTATGTCGCCTGTTTCGCTCTCTCGGCCTACGCGGCCGGCTACATCCTGATGGAGTATCAGGGCCTGATCTCCGACCGGGTCTTCGGACCGGAGCCCAAGGACGTGGTGGTCGGCTCACTGCTCGTCGGCATCTGTCTGATCGCCGCCTGGCAGCAATGGGGGCTGACCATCCCGTTGATCGGCGTGCTCGGGCTACTGTACGGCTACTACGGCAACTCCCTGCCTACCGGCCTGCTCCACCACTCGGGCATGGGGCTGGAGCGACTGGTCTCCTACGCCTCGATTCCCAACTTTCAAGGTGTCCTGGGATCCCTCACGGAGCTATCCGCCGGCACCATCTTCATCTTCATGGTCTTCGCCGGCCTACTCAAATCGACCGGCGGCATCGACTTCATCATGGGCTTTGCCACCAAGCTGGCCGGCAACTCGCGTGGCGGGCAAGCCAAGATCGCGGTCCTGGCCAGCGCCTTCATGGGCATGATCTCCGGCAGCACCGTGGCCAACATCGCCAGCACCGGCACCATGACCATCCCCACCATGAAGCGTACCGGCTTCAAGGCGCCATTCGCAGGCGCCGTCGAGGCGGTTTCGTCAACCGGCGGCCAAATGACGCCTCCGGTGATGGGGCTTACCGCATTCCTCATGGTTGGCGTCACGGGGCTCGGCTACGATCAGGTCATCCTGGCCGCAGCCATTCCCGCGGGCCTTTACTACTTCTACCTGATTCTTGCCGTCCATCTGCAAGCCGTTCGCGATGGCGTCGGACTCCAGGCCGGCAATACCGCCACTCAGGCCCAGCCGCTCCCGGCCAAGGTGCTGATGGCCCGCTACGGCCATCTTCTGATCGCCATCGGCGTCCTGGTCTTCCTGCTAATCAGTCGCATGCCGCCCTCCTACGCCGCCGCCTACGGCTGCCTGGCGATCATCGTGCTGGAACTTTTCAGCAGTGCCGCCCGCCAGTATCGCCAGCCCCTGCAAGGCCTTGTCGCCGCGGGCAAGCGCCTGATCGACGGCCTGAGGGAAGGCGGGTTCAGCGGAGCCACCATTGCCGTGATCGTCGCCGTGATCGGCATCTTCGTGGAAGTGCTCACCGCGACCGGCTTCGCCCAGAAGCTCTCCTACCTGATGCTCGGCATAGCAGACGGAAGCCTCGGCGTGTTATTGCTCATTGCCGCCCTTGCCTGCCTGATCTTCGGCCTGGGTCTACCCACCTCGGCCGCCTACATCCTGGTCGCGCTGCTTACCGCCCCGGCGCTGATCGACATGGGCCTGAGCATGATGGCCGCGCACATGTTCGTGCTCTATTTCGCCATCTTTTCGGCGCTCACCCCGCCGGTGGCCGTGGCTTCGCTGATCGCCGCCCGCATTGCCGAGGCGCCGTATTTCGCCACCGCCATGCAGGCCGTGAAGATCGGCCTGCCGGGCTTCTTCCTGCCCTTCCTGTTCGTGGCGAGGCCCGAGCTCCTGCTGCTGGAGGGCACCCTGCTCGACCAGATCAGCGTAGTCGCTATCAGCCTGCTGGCACTCGCCGCACTCAACGTCGCCATGGTTGGACAAGGCTTCGTACGCACCACCTGGCCCGTTCGCCTGATCCTGCTGTTTGCCGCCACGCTCACGCTGATGCCTGGAGTATTGGGCACCCTGGTCGGCTGCAGCGCCATCGTAGTGATCTTCGCCATGCAGCGCGGCCTGAAAAACCGGCACGTGCTAGCCAGTTGA
- a CDS encoding amino acid ABC transporter ATP-binding protein — MITIDSIHKSFGATEVLKGVSLEVNAGEVVCLIGPSGSGKSTVLRCINGLERYDGGAITINGRQVNADSRDIHDLRTRVGMVFQRFNLFPHRSVVENVMEGPVYVKHEPRSEARKQAIELLEKVGLGDKVDAYPQQLSGGQQQRVAIARALAMRPDAILFDEPTSALDPELVGDVLTVMRDLAREGMTMVVVTHEMSFAKEVADRVCFLYGGQIVEEGNAQALLTEPQHERTQDFLRRVLNH, encoded by the coding sequence ATGATCACGATCGACAGCATCCACAAATCCTTCGGCGCCACCGAAGTGCTGAAGGGCGTCAGCCTCGAAGTGAACGCAGGCGAAGTCGTTTGCCTGATCGGCCCGTCCGGCTCCGGCAAGTCCACGGTCCTGCGCTGCATCAATGGCCTGGAGCGATACGACGGCGGCGCAATCACCATCAACGGCCGGCAGGTCAATGCCGACAGCCGGGACATCCACGACCTGCGCACCCGCGTCGGCATGGTCTTCCAGCGCTTCAACCTGTTTCCGCATCGCTCGGTGGTGGAAAACGTGATGGAGGGCCCGGTTTACGTCAAGCACGAACCGCGCAGCGAAGCGCGCAAGCAAGCCATCGAACTGCTCGAAAAAGTCGGGCTGGGCGACAAGGTCGACGCTTACCCACAGCAGCTCTCGGGGGGGCAACAGCAAAGGGTCGCCATTGCGCGAGCCCTGGCCATGCGCCCCGATGCCATTCTCTTCGACGAACCCACCTCGGCCCTCGACCCGGAACTGGTCGGCGACGTGCTCACCGTAATGCGCGACCTGGCAAGAGAAGGCATGACCATGGTGGTGGTGACGCACGAAATGAGCTTCGCCAAGGAAGTCGCCGACCGCGTCTGCTTTCTCTACGGCGGCCAGATCGTGGAAGAAGGCAACGCCCAGGCCCTGCTCACCGAACCACAGCATGAGCGAACCCAGGACTTCCTTCGCCGAGTCCTCAATCACTGA